The genomic stretch cactagtacacgcacacattttttttttggtgcGGAGTCTCTCGATGTTAGCTAGAAGGGATTCTACATCTTAACGTGAGTGTGTGAACTGAAGGTTTACCCTGGTAGGTACCGACATGCGAAAGGGCGTCCCCTcttgacggggatctcgaCCCTCAGCTTGGGCTGTcacttgagtggaggaggtttattacattttcttgtgataatattatgcgtTTTAATCGCCGGCACTTTTGCTGCAAAGCTTTTAACTTCTTCAGACGTTTTGAGCTTGTTTTAGATTGTTTTACAATAATCTTTATAAGTTTATTCTTCTGAGTGTCATTGATGCGTGGCTCTGTAAGTGATTCAGTAGCAATGGATGGTGCATGAGCACTACTTGAAGTTGATGGTGCATCTAAACCAGGCTGAAGATTGCTGATAATATGTCGAAATTTTCTCTGAGAATCTATGATTGTGTTTCTGGCTATCTTTTTAGACTCCtggaattaaaaaagaaaaacaccataaataaaaaacggctGGGCTATATACGAGTTGAAACGAACCAATGAACGAAACAAAAAAGgaggtaaattatttataagttaacATTTTAGcatttaagatttatttttatttttatttaattaatgctgttatgtaacataaaaataatctttatcaCATTTTTCCACATCACACTTCACAGTCACGGTTTGTTTATCCGGTCTTTATAATTAGTGTAACATAGGGTACTCTTCATGTATCTTACAATTCTCTTATAACATGAGGGCCAAGCCAAGAGGCTAGTCTagaatcttataaaataaaatacaaaatattgaaCTAAAGCATAAAAGAGATAGACCACTTTAACAAGAGTCGCACACGCATCGCATTTCTAATGTTATTGTGGATATATTAATTGACTTGATTATAGTACCTTCTGTAAGTAAGTAGGGTAATTTTCGAATATGGTTGGCACAGCATCTCTGCAAAGCACTTTCCTTTTCTTCCCGTCCAAATAACAGTCTGATTCGAAATGTTTTGAACAAAGCCGAGAATGTTTTGAAGGCTTCCAATTTGCCCTGTGTATAGCCTTAGCCCAAAcatcttttaatttttcacaaGCCGGAaacctacaaataacaataatccatacttaaataacttttttctCTTAACCTCTTAACTTTAAAGCAGTCATTGTCAATAAAGTACGCTTTCGTTTCTATTAAAGTACCTATCGCTATTTGCACAACACTAAGAGCgggcgcgcacgagcaacttagTTGCCcggcaactattttgtctctgtCGCTGTCTCCTCGCAAAGTTTTGAACGATGCGCACACGAAAGCGACAGCAACGcaactttttctttaaaattttctgcATTTATCAACATGGATTTCGAAGAGACGGTTGTGGTCTGTGCTCTTGTCCTTAGAAACCGAAGACGGCAGCGAAAAAGGCAATATTGGGTGCACCCATTATGGAGTGAGAGACTGACATTGGGGAAATTCCatacaatgtttttaaaattgagaacatttccaaaaaatttttttgctacTTCAGAATGAGTATAGAAAGTTTTGATGAACTGTGCAGAATTTTACGACCTGGTATCGCTCATCAAGATACAAATATGAGATTTGCTGTCTCACCTGAGGAAAGACTGGCTTatccgaataaattttatgggaccaatccCACACCATTCtgcatcaaacaaaaaaagagtcacgtaaatcggttcagaaacctcggagtaatcggtgtacatacataaaaaaaaatataccggccgaattgataacctcctcctttttttttgaagtcggttaaaactACTGTGTACGAGAATAAATACGTTGACATAAATACGTATTATCGCTACGCCGGTTACGCGGCAACTGGCTGGCGGCCGCCGACAGGCAACATTTTTGTCGCCGTGCGCGCACTAATACATCCTTAACTCAGTTatacatccttcctctatgGCGCACTTGCATTGAAACCAATAGATAGGGCGACAGTTGCGTCGCGGGCTTGTCTCCGAACCCGCGGACAAAAAAGTCTCccgggagttgcgtcgctacgtacgcgcactttcatactagccttagatcatactagcccatggctggagagacaaaatagttgcggagacaaaatagttgcgaagacaaagttgctcgtgcgcgctagctctaatgGAACTTGGAAgtaatattttgcattttttctcaaaaataagctaattatgatttaatttcaatgaTCAAGGGTAGATAAAACATAGATGATCAagaaaataacgtaaattcacttatttataatacaattagccaaaaatttatcaaaatcacCTGTGAAATGACAAATTCCTATCTTCATCCGATTTCCTATTACTACGGCTTTTACAGCCGTAAGCAACACAAGCCATGTTATCTTTAGTCAATTATCTTTTcagaaaataacaaaataaactaaaacacacgttttcacttcaaaaacaataattaaaatcaacaAGCGATGATCACCACACTGGTgatcaaaacaaaataaaatggcGACATGTCATTTTAAACTGTCGAGCTGACTAATGGCTGGTTCACACTTTGATTAGTGTgagtgcaggtgattagtgcgagtgcaggtgTGTAGTGCGAGTAGTGTCCAATTCAACtgcgagtgcaggtgattagtgGGAGTGCAGGTCAATGGTGCAATTCGCGACGCTACACACTACgctaaacactaaacactaaacactcGTGTCCAGACGTGTTTAGGCAGGCACACTGCGAGTGAGGGGGAAGGGAGGGCGCGCGGGACGTGGCTACTCGCAGTCCACTCGCAAAAAAATAGAACACGCTTCTATTCACTTTACTGCACAACCTACTAAACACTCGCACTAAACAGTCGCTGTCCACACGTAGTACTACTCatcacctgcactcgcactaATCAAAGTGTGAACCAGCCAATAGGTAATATATCTGTGCTCTTTTttctcttcttcttcttctcttaaATAATGGCCTCACCCTCTTTTTTCTCATTTTGccttattataatgttaaaaagGCCAAACTATTGCTTTATTGTTCAATTAAAGCGCCTCATTCAcggttaattattttttaaatttaaatatgtacaacaATTTTATGTATACCAATATTTGTCTGTaagagtttttaaaaatacttactctttgttttatatgttcAGCTGTTTGGCTACTACCAAGCTACCTACTACGATTGTTAGGCACTAAAAGATTGATTGAATGATTGTTCAGATGATAAAAAATTGTCAAGCAACTGCTAACCTTTGGCCGAAGCTGACACTGACGTATAGTAGGGTaagcaaaaaagaaaataaaaataacgtaaatggatacataagtacataattattttattaattatttcaaattgtttgttgacaaccttttttgttattgtatttgtgtatttaaatgaattatcatatttacgcACTTACGTATACAGAATGTAACAAAATCCCCATAATACTTGTAATGAGCCcataaaactgaacaacttttcccatcaacataatatgtaacaaataaaatattattttgtcaaattccaataaacattatttactttcgcaaatgcataattgtcattgtaaatttatgataaaaactatgatagggaaaatcaaatacattttagtgaTTTTATTATTCCCTTTTTTTGCATGCCGTACGGCCGAGCGAGAGGGAATGATAAGcgccgccattgaagattcgtttctttaatGAACTGCgtattaaatagattttattttacatcaaTCTGAGAACCTTTAGCAAAAAcattatcaaaaatatcatttaagaatacctagaataaaaataccatgtgcatttaataaagtttatatttaaaattacttaaataaataatactaaatacaattattcatcatcatcatcactatcACAAGGtctaaaaatgtatgattGTTCTAGAGTAACatcattcatattattatggtcCAAATCAATTACATCACTAATAATATTGTCATCTTCAATCACTTTTGGCAAAGACAAATAATCTCCTCTCTGATATGGAGGTGGCTGAATTTTCCTTTCTGGGGGCTGGTAATTTATTGGTTTTACGTTTCTTGCTGTTAGTGGATGCGGGGGCCTATTTGATAACATCACAGGCCACATAAACAAAGTATGAAATCTTTCTATCATTCGACTCATTTGGTCTCTCAATATACTATTGTTATGAATGATGTGGCTTAAATTTTTTCTAGAAATATCATTTTGATtagaaacataatttattaattttctacatCCTGTAATGGTTGCATAATTTGGAGGAAGGACATATTCTAGTCGACCTAAGCTATTATTACCAAATACATCTGGGATCTTTGCTAGGTGTGCAGAATTTGGtccatttttcatttttgaatAGGATTTcttaatgattttataaatattaagatcTGGCAAATGTAATTGTGGAAACTGATTAAACGTACTACTATTCATGAACTTCTCCTTGTTTAACTTTGCTTTTAGCAAAATTAGAACTTGTTGCAAATTAGCGACGTTAACCACCTCTCTTGCTTCATATTCAGTTTGACTCGGTTCTTGTATAGTATCCTTATCATTTGTCTTGAGTTTATTTGAATCTTTAGTTTTTATCTgttgttttacaaaaaagtcTATTATCGCGTCGTCAATGCTTTGCTCTGATGAGTTAATTGTAACCACTCTTGATTTATCCTTTTGTATATCGGATTTCACTCTTGCTTTTAGATTTTCAATGgccttatttaaattatcagtCAAATTGCCGCGATTTAGTAGTCTTGGGCCCCGTCTTGGGGCTTTTGCAATATCTAAATTGGGATGGCTCATCATCCAACGTTCTAATATCATATGTCTAGATCTTATGTGTACCCTATCCTTACCTGGAAAATGTTTTGTGATGCTTGAATAATTCTTAATAACATCTTGATTTGACATAAGTTGTATTAACTTTCTATCTTCTTCAGCAGTCCACTGTATTGAGACCTTCTTTTTAGACAATACATGATATCGCGTACGGCACTGTGTAACTGATCGACCGGGTAAGAACCACGTCATTCTTTTGAAATCTGTACCATATTTATCAGCAAATGTAAGTATGACAGCATCTTCCTCGGGTAGAAATCTACCTTTTCTAAGTTCAGACATTCTCAAGTATTTGTTATaaacttggattttagttCTATTCTCCATTGAAGATGCTATTTTTGACCATGGAATGTAATTATCCTCTCTATAATATTCTATTAGCCTTTTTAAATACTCTTCTTCGTCTTTGGTccaattatgtaaaataaaattgttcccCATATTAGTACGGAAGTATACAAAACACTGATAGGCAGTTCGTCCTGTATTTAATTCTTTAGCTATAGCATCCCAATCTTGATATTCTTTCTCTTTAACAATATCCTGTAGTTTTGTATCCTCCTTTTCACACCAAggagttttatttattgaaggaTGTAAAAAGAGTTTCCATAACGCTCTAAATTCTTGAGGTCTATGTCTATGGTTTAATTTTTTCGCAACAAAATCCCAGTCATACTCTTCATCAATGGGTAGAGCTACTAGTTTAAGAGGCATTTTATCaattctatttaattttttttttattttttgaatttcattatgctctttacttttttttgttttgtttacatttaacctttgcatttttgcaagttgtgaatttaattgctttctttttatttctctAGATAATTTAAGAATACATTTAGTTAATATATTCTTATCTTTTATAGTCCAACCAGGGACAGCTTGTATAGAAGCAAAATCATACATTCCCGCTTTTGCTCTGAGCAAAGTATCTTCATTGTCGGGCGCAGGAAAACCAAACTCATCCTTGAAATACGGTTTACCACAGTGAATGTATTTAAACTTGTTATAATTcggtttttcaattttatcgtCGTTATTAGTGCATTGAACTTCTCTTAATTTCTGTCTACATTGATTTAAACGATTT from Colias croceus chromosome 24, ilColCroc2.1 encodes the following:
- the LOC123702949 gene encoding THAP domain-containing protein 1-like, with product MACVAYGCKSRSNRKSDEDRNLSFHRFPACEKLKDVWAKAIHRANWKPSKHSRLCSKHFESDCYLDGKKRKVLCRDAVPTIFENYPTYLQKESKKIARNTIIDSQRKFRHIISNLQPGLDAPSTSSSAHAPSIATESLTEPRINDTQKNKLIKIIVKQSKTSSKRLKKLKALQQKCRRLKRIILSQENVINLLHSSDSPS
- the LOC123702626 gene encoding snRNA-activating protein complex subunit 4, giving the protein MTDFDSDLESDLEAELEDLRRLTAALEDDEPGPSRGMSQFSVHTSQSTINSVQDDFINIDTAIALNKLYDEKLQGLEKMLINRLNQCRQKLREVQCTNNDDKIEKPNYNKFKYIHCGKPYFKDEFGFPAPDNEDTLLRAKAGMYDFASIQAVPGWTIKDKNILTKCILKLSREIKRKQLNSQLAKMQRLNVNKTKKSKEHNEIQKIKKKLNRIDKMPLKLVALPIDEEYDWDFVAKKLNHRHRPQEFRALWKLFLHPSINKTPWCEKEDTKLQDIVKEKEYQDWDAIAKELNTGRTAYQCFVYFRTNMGNNFILHNWTKDEEEYLKRLIEYYREDNYIPWSKIASSMENRTKIQVYNKYLRMSELRKGRFLPEEDAVILTFADKYGTDFKRMTWFLPGRSVTQCRTRYHVLSKKKVSIQWTAEEDRKLIQLMSNQDVIKNYSSITKHFPGKDRVHIRSRHMILERWMMSHPNLDIAKAPRRGPRLLNRGNLTDNLNKAIENLKARVKSDIQKDKSRVVTINSSEQSIDDAIIDFFVKQQIKTKDSNKLKTNDKDTIQEPSQTEYEAREVVNVANLQQVLILLKAKLNKEKFMNSSTFNQFPQLHLPDLNIYKIIKKSYSKMKNGPNSAHLAKIPDVFGNNSLGRLEYVLPPNYATITGCRKLINYVSNQNDISRKNLSHIIHNNSILRDQMSRMIERFHTLFMWPVMLSNRPPHPLTARNVKPINYQPPERKIQPPPYQRGDYLSLPKVIEDDNIISDVIDLDHNNMNDVTLEQSYIFRPCDSDDDDE